From a single Helicoverpa armigera isolate CAAS_96S chromosome 7, ASM3070526v1, whole genome shotgun sequence genomic region:
- the LOC110370291 gene encoding organic cation transporter-like protein, with the protein MTKINDLIGNFGRYHYWLCIMVFISRFGVAFHQMAIIFLAPPAQYYCPNKNSTCCDNPVYDTSVFTKTIVTEWNLICEKSWLKDFTQTVFQFGVLIGSLLFGIASDRYGRKPTLIISVVIEIFSGMISSFLPDFWSFTFARMLVGFSNGGIMIITFVIIMEYVGTPNRDVVSALFHIPFTTGHIMLAGIGYLLRDYTYFQLCISGINVILLAYICLLPESPRWLLAMNKTVQAIDLMERVAKINKLPTEHIRHEVEMYQLKRIKDYSKPKATVLDLFRSPKLRTNIMVLSFAWLVCSYCFYGGTYYISHLTGDVFINVVATGTVCLCACIICIPLIKFSKRKTVVVTANALCGFCMLTIGIVPEGNVSVIFGCLGELLCYTIFVVVYLYCTEMFPTVVRNAAIGICSMMARVGAMIAPFPAGLRPYGIWCAPIAFGIFPVIAAFLCLLLPETKDCELLMTIEEAEALGKNYQNISSRTDVNIAESEV; encoded by the exons ATGACAAAAATTAATGATTTGATTGGAAATTTTGGGAGATATCATTACTGGTTATGTATTATGGTATTTATAAGCAGATTCGGAGTGGCGTTTCATCAGATGGCAATTATTTTCCTGGCTCCACCAGCACAATATTATTGCCCAAATAAAAATTCCACATGTTGTGACAATCCTGTATACGATACTTCGGTGTTCACAAAGACTATAGTAACTGAATGGAATCTTATATGCGAAAAATCCTGGCTCAAGGACTTCACTCAAACAGTCTTTCAATTTGGCGTACTAATTGGTAGTTTACTTTTTGGAATTGCATCAGATAG ATATGGCAGAAAACCGACATTGATAATATCCGTGGTTATAGAGATATTCTCAGGAATGATATCATCATTTTTGCCTGATTTTTGGAGTTTTACTTTTGCCAGAATGTTGGTCGGTTTTTCAAACGGTGGTATCATGATCATTACTTTTGTGATAATAATGGAATATGTAGGAACCCCAAATAGGGACGTGGTATCCGCTTTGTTTCACATACCATTTACAACCGGCCACATCATGCTGGCAGGAATTGGGTATCTGTTAAGAGATTACACGTATTTTCAACTATGTATATCAGGGATCAACGTTATTCTATTGGcgtatatttgtttattaccAGAAAGCCCAAGATGGTTACTAGCTATGAATAAAACTGTTCAGGCAATAGATTTAATGGAACGAGTTGCAAAAAT CAATAAATTGCCTACAGAACATATACGGCATGAAGTAGAAATGTATCAACTAAAACGCATCAAGGATTACTCAAAACCGAAGGCCACAGTATTAGATCTGTTTCGGTCTCCGAAGCTAAGAACTAACATCATGGTGTTGTCATTCGCTTGGCTCGTGTGCAGCTACTGTTTCTACGGCGGCACTTATTACATCAGCCATTTAACTGGTGACGTTTTTATCAACGTTGTGGCGACCGGCACTGTGTGTCTATGCGCGTGTATTATTTGTATTCCTTTGATCAAGTTCTCCAAGCGCAAAACAGTGGTTGTTACTGCGAACGCTCTATGCGGGTTTTGCATGCTTACAATCGGCATCGTACCTGAAGGCAATGTTTCTGTTATATTTGGATGTTTGGGTGAACTACTATGTTATACTATCTTCgttgttgtttatttgtattgtactGAAATGTTTCCAACCGTAGTGCGTAACGCGGCTATAGGAATTTGCTCGATGATGGCCCGAGTGGGAGCCATGATTGCACCGTTTCCGGCTGGATTAAGACCCTATGGCATATGGTGTGCACCTATTGCATTCGGCATCTTTCCTGTGATAGCTGCATTTCTATGTTTGTTATTGCCAGAAACAAAAGATTGCGAGTTACTAATGACAATCGAAGAAGCTGAAGCATTGGGCAAGAACTATCAAAATATAAGTTCAAGAACTGATGTCAATATTGCGGAAAGTGAAGtatga